In Rhodothermales bacterium, the following proteins share a genomic window:
- a CDS encoding mercuric transporter MerT family protein gives MNPSRLPLLAALGAALAASACCTLPLALATVGVGGAFASSLAVLEPYRPLFVALAVGALGVAFWRSARATPEAVASEGPDCACDDAPRHRTRWVLLAGATVAVAALVAAPALLSRETPTSAEAVVQPVSVEAEREVVVRIEGMTCDACARGVEATLARTEGVLAASVGMTPPEARIRYDDVRTTPEALVEAIETLGYEADVAAR, from the coding sequence ATGAACCCGTCTCGCCTCCCCCTCCTCGCGGCCCTCGGGGCCGCGCTTGCGGCCTCGGCGTGCTGCACGCTACCGCTGGCCCTGGCCACCGTCGGCGTGGGCGGGGCGTTCGCCTCGTCGCTGGCCGTGCTGGAGCCCTACCGACCGCTCTTCGTAGCTCTCGCCGTGGGAGCGCTCGGGGTGGCCTTCTGGAGAAGCGCACGGGCTACGCCTGAAGCCGTAGCAAGCGAAGGGCCGGACTGCGCCTGCGACGACGCGCCCCGTCACCGGACGCGGTGGGTGCTCCTGGCGGGGGCTACGGTCGCCGTCGCAGCGCTCGTCGCGGCACCCGCGCTCCTGTCGAGGGAGACCCCGACCTCAGCCGAAGCTGTCGTCCAGCCGGTCTCGGTCGAGGCCGAGCGCGAGGTCGTCGTCCGCATCGAGGGGATGACCTGCGATGCGTGCGCGCGCGGGGTCGAGGCGACGCTCGCCAGGACGGAGGGGGTACTCGCGGCGAGCGTCGGGATGACGCCCCCGGAAGCTCGCATCCGCTACGACGACGTACGCACGACGCCGGAGGCACTGGTCGAAGCGATAGAGACCCTGGGGTACGAGGCAGACGTAGCAGCGCGGTAG
- a CDS encoding GDCCVxC domain-containing (seleno)protein, whose amino-acid sequence MPEAPPETLSISTITCPSCGARTAAEMPTGACQFFWPCPSCGTLLRPEKGDCCVFCSYGDVPCPPVQSEQAGGDSQAGGETASCCAP is encoded by the coding sequence ATGCCTGAAGCTCCGCCCGAGACCCTCTCGATCTCCACGATCACGTGCCCGTCGTGCGGGGCGCGCACCGCGGCCGAGATGCCGACCGGGGCGTGCCAGTTCTTCTGGCCGTGCCCGTCGTGTGGGACCCTCCTGCGTCCTGAGAAGGGGGACTGCTGCGTGTTCTGCTCCTACGGCGACGTGCCGTGCCCGCCCGTCCAGTCCGAGCAGGCAGGAGGCGATTCGCAGGCGGGAGGCGAGACGGCGTCCTGTTGTGCCCCATAG
- a CDS encoding methyltransferase domain-containing protein has translation MNPNTNTWNRIGYGLYAPFYDVVARRLDRGRRRSIEALGLQTGERVLIPGCGTGLDFESLPPGLRVVAGDLSPVMVRKAQARADALGLDADVRVMDAHALDLSDGSFDTALLHLVLAVVPDPEAAIREVARVLRPGGRVGVFDKFLADAAEPSLIRRAASAVANVIATDLNGRLGPLLDASGLVLEREEPILFGTLFALVAVYSG, from the coding sequence GTGAACCCGAACACCAACACTTGGAATCGTATCGGCTACGGGCTCTACGCGCCGTTCTACGATGTCGTGGCCCGCAGGCTCGACCGCGGACGCCGCCGCTCCATCGAAGCGCTCGGCCTCCAGACGGGCGAGCGCGTCCTCATCCCCGGCTGCGGAACCGGCCTCGACTTCGAATCCCTCCCGCCCGGCCTCCGCGTGGTCGCGGGAGACCTCTCGCCGGTGATGGTGCGGAAGGCGCAGGCCCGCGCCGACGCGCTCGGCCTCGACGCCGACGTCCGCGTGATGGATGCCCATGCCCTCGACCTCTCCGACGGCTCGTTCGACACGGCGCTGCTCCACCTCGTCCTCGCCGTCGTGCCCGACCCCGAAGCGGCGATCCGGGAGGTCGCCCGCGTGCTCCGCCCCGGCGGGCGCGTCGGCGTCTTCGACAAGTTCCTCGCCGACGCGGCCGAGCCGTCGCTCATCCGGCGGGCTGCGAGTGCCGTCGCCAACGTCATCGCCACCGACCTCAACGGTCGCCTCGGTCCCCTGCTCGACGCGAGTGGACTCGTGCTGGAGCGCGAGGAGCCGATTCTCTTCGGCACCCTCTTCGCTCTCGTCGCCGTCTACTCCGGCTGA
- a CDS encoding metalloregulator ArsR/SmtB family transcription factor, with product MSSPPDARRAVTDRTCVRPETGDRRAPSLSELQREAHANDHLVALAAYFSAASNETRLRMLFVLWRAGELCVCDLADLFEITQPAVSRHLKILREKALVEARRDAQTIYYSVCTDNPFARSLVRLFEEQAADGVTLTLPPAPDA from the coding sequence ATGTCTTCCCCCCCCGATGCTCGCCGCGCCGTCACGGACCGCACCTGCGTCCGTCCAGAGACGGGCGATCGACGCGCCCCCTCGCTCTCGGAGCTCCAGCGCGAGGCTCACGCTAACGACCACCTCGTCGCCCTCGCCGCCTACTTCTCGGCCGCGAGCAACGAGACCCGCCTCCGCATGCTCTTCGTGCTCTGGCGCGCGGGCGAGCTGTGCGTGTGCGACCTCGCGGACCTCTTCGAGATCACGCAGCCGGCCGTCTCGCGCCACCTTAAAATCCTGCGGGAGAAGGCCCTTGTCGAGGCCCGCCGCGATGCGCAGACCATCTACTACTCCGTCTGCACCGACAACCCCTTCGCTCGCTCGCTCGTCCGGCTCTTCGAGGAGCAGGCGGCCGACGGCGTGACCCTCACCCTTCCCCCCGCTCCCGATGCCTGA
- a CDS encoding AraC family transcriptional regulator, with product MKTDDYVHFGGDWREAEREAVDEAVAVSEEEAGHRQPDDGSAPWVCLRVQFNGEPYFLGYRLGGEEILKAQSAAELAAKIEGEVDGDLGEAEWRGGIPVYRLQKVVDFVRTDPSRRITVAQMAEQAGMSEFHFAREFKRSLGLTPKQYVTKCRVEEAGRLLRSTDLKIEEAARRCGYQSASHFAEVFQKHVGMTPSRYRRRGHA from the coding sequence ATGAAAACCGACGACTACGTCCACTTCGGTGGCGACTGGAGAGAGGCCGAGCGTGAAGCTGTAGACGAGGCCGTCGCGGTTTCCGAGGAGGAGGCGGGCCACCGTCAGCCCGACGACGGCTCTGCGCCTTGGGTGTGTCTCCGCGTCCAGTTCAATGGCGAGCCGTACTTCCTCGGCTACCGGCTCGGTGGGGAGGAGATTCTAAAGGCGCAGTCCGCCGCCGAACTGGCAGCCAAGATCGAGGGCGAGGTGGACGGTGACCTCGGTGAGGCGGAGTGGCGGGGCGGCATCCCCGTTTACCGGCTCCAGAAGGTCGTCGACTTCGTCCGGACTGACCCCAGCCGTCGCATCACCGTAGCCCAGATGGCCGAGCAGGCTGGGATGAGCGAGTTCCACTTCGCGCGGGAGTTCAAGCGCTCGCTCGGGCTGACGCCGAAGCAGTACGTCACGAAGTGCCGAGTCGAGGAGGCCGGACGATTGCTGCGAAGCACGGACCTGAAGATTGAGGAGGCCGCGCGCCGGTGTGGGTACCAGAGTGCGAGCCACTTCGCCGAGGTGTTCCAGAAGCACGTCGGGATGACGCCGAGCCGGTACCGACGCAGGGGGCACGCCTGA
- a CDS encoding cation transporter, which translates to MHQTTYHVEKMDCAAEEHLVRMRLEDMDGVRRLAFDLPARRLDVVHAGDVAPVTAALDELGLGARHVTTEALDGALSDADADDTGERRPLLLALVINAAFFVGELTAGLLAGSMGLVADSLDMLADALVYALSLAAVGGTVLRKKQLARTSGYLQLGLAVFGLVEVARRFVTGEGAPDVTTMLVVAALALAGNVATLVILSKAKRGEAHIEASWIFTSNDIKVNGLVIASALVVWATASAIPDLLAGGFIFLIVANGARQILALSR; encoded by the coding sequence ATGCACCAGACCACCTACCACGTCGAGAAGATGGACTGCGCCGCCGAGGAGCACCTCGTGCGGATGCGCCTCGAAGACATGGACGGCGTCCGCCGCCTCGCCTTCGACCTCCCGGCCCGACGGCTCGACGTCGTTCACGCCGGCGACGTGGCACCCGTCACGGCAGCGCTAGACGAGCTCGGCCTCGGGGCCAGGCACGTCACGACGGAAGCGTTGGATGGCGCTCTCTCCGACGCTGACGCTGACGACACTGGGGAACGGAGGCCGCTCCTTCTCGCCCTCGTCATCAACGCCGCCTTCTTCGTCGGCGAACTCACGGCCGGGCTCCTCGCCGGGTCGATGGGCCTCGTGGCCGACTCGCTCGACATGCTCGCCGACGCGCTCGTCTACGCGCTCAGCCTCGCAGCCGTCGGCGGGACCGTGCTCCGTAAGAAGCAGCTCGCGCGGACGAGCGGGTACCTCCAGCTTGGCCTCGCCGTCTTCGGCTTGGTCGAGGTGGCGCGGCGCTTCGTGACGGGCGAAGGCGCACCAGACGTGACGACCATGCTCGTCGTGGCCGCGCTCGCCCTCGCCGGGAACGTGGCGACGCTCGTGATCCTGAGTAAGGCGAAGCGAGGAGAGGCCCACATCGAGGCCTCCTGGATCTTCACCTCGAACGACATCAAGGTGAACGGTCTGGTGATCGCCTCCGCCCTCGTCGTCTGGGCGACGGCCTCGGCCATCCCGGACCTGCTCGCTGGCGGTTTCATCTTCCTCATCGTCGCAAATGGCGCGCGGCAGATCCTCGCGCTGTCGAGGTGA
- a CDS encoding heavy metal translocating P-type ATPase produces the protein MPESIRLELPVLLPDVPDARDACVARLTDDLAATEGVDRAHVVPAANGEPAQVCIHYDPDRLALPRIRRIAERAGARITGRYGHVLWGADGLLHQRRARTVTERLKQQPGVVEAEANATGPIRIEFDREATDETALRRALADLGVTVPTPVPAEQVPLASHAGHDHAPGAHGHAHGGIFGERTELIFAVLSGVCVGLGWVLEAFTDVTEWVPLALFIGAYFFGGWFTVREAWDSVRAGRFEIDFLMLVAAAGAAALGEWFEGALLLFLFSIGHALEGYAMGRARKAIEALAELAPDTATVRRDGGPRIGPTEQEVPVEELVVGDTVVVKTNERLPADGFVVKGTSAVNQAPVTGESVPVDKRPVDDAEAALADPHGLDADHRVFAGTINGSGALEVVVTKTANESTLARVVQMVTEAETERSPTQRFTDRFERVFVPAVLALVFLLLFAWVVVDETFAQSFYRAMAVLVAASPCALAIATPSAVLSGVARAGRGGVLVKGGGPLENLGQLSAIAFDKTGTLTEGEPRVTDVVPAEGATQDELLTTAVAVERLSDHPLAKAVVRHGEAEGVTSAEATGLQSITGRGIRADLAGEPVYIGKDDLFAEVEGVPLPEAVRQTVERLETEGRTTMIVRRGERYLGVVGLMDTPREAAKETIARLREIGIERMVMISGDNQRVAEAVAKAVGLDEARGDLMPEDKVETIKRLSREAKVAMVGDGVNDAPAMANATVGIAMGAAGSDVALETADVALMADDLRHLPFAVGLSRKTRGIIRQNLWMSLGMVAFLVPATIFGLGIGPAVALHEGSTLVVVFNALRLLAYRAPGT, from the coding sequence ATGCCCGAATCCATTCGCCTTGAACTCCCCGTTCTCCTCCCGGACGTCCCCGACGCCCGCGACGCCTGCGTCGCTCGGCTCACTGACGACCTCGCGGCCACCGAAGGCGTGGACCGCGCTCACGTCGTACCGGCCGCGAACGGCGAGCCGGCCCAGGTCTGCATCCACTACGACCCGGACCGGCTCGCCCTCCCGCGCATCCGGCGCATCGCCGAGCGCGCCGGAGCCCGCATCACGGGGCGCTACGGCCACGTGCTATGGGGGGCCGACGGGCTTCTCCACCAGCGCCGCGCACGCACCGTGACGGAGCGGCTGAAGCAGCAGCCGGGCGTCGTCGAGGCCGAGGCCAACGCGACCGGCCCGATCCGCATCGAGTTCGACCGCGAGGCTACGGACGAGACGGCACTCCGACGGGCGCTCGCCGACCTCGGTGTGACGGTCCCGACTCCGGTTCCTGCCGAGCAGGTCCCGCTGGCGAGCCACGCCGGGCACGATCACGCGCCGGGGGCACACGGCCACGCCCACGGCGGCATCTTCGGCGAGCGGACCGAGCTCATCTTCGCCGTGTTGAGCGGCGTCTGTGTCGGACTCGGCTGGGTGCTGGAGGCATTCACCGACGTCACCGAGTGGGTGCCGCTCGCGCTCTTCATCGGGGCCTACTTCTTCGGCGGGTGGTTCACCGTGCGCGAGGCGTGGGACTCCGTTCGCGCGGGTCGCTTCGAGATCGACTTCCTCATGCTCGTGGCCGCGGCCGGGGCCGCCGCCCTCGGCGAGTGGTTCGAGGGTGCGCTGCTGCTGTTCCTCTTCTCGATTGGTCACGCGCTCGAGGGCTACGCGATGGGCCGCGCCCGTAAGGCCATCGAGGCCCTCGCCGAGCTCGCCCCCGATACGGCGACGGTCCGGCGAGACGGAGGGCCGAGGATCGGCCCCACCGAGCAGGAAGTACCCGTCGAGGAGCTCGTCGTCGGCGACACCGTGGTCGTCAAGACGAACGAGCGCCTCCCCGCCGACGGGTTCGTCGTCAAAGGCACGAGCGCTGTCAACCAGGCCCCTGTCACCGGCGAGAGCGTGCCCGTCGACAAGCGGCCCGTGGACGACGCCGAGGCCGCCCTCGCCGATCCGCATGGGCTCGACGCCGACCACCGCGTCTTCGCCGGCACCATCAACGGGAGCGGGGCGCTGGAGGTCGTCGTGACGAAGACGGCGAACGAGTCCACGCTCGCCCGCGTGGTGCAGATGGTGACGGAGGCGGAGACGGAGCGCTCGCCGACGCAGCGGTTCACCGACCGCTTCGAGCGCGTGTTCGTACCTGCCGTGCTCGCCCTCGTATTCCTGCTCCTCTTCGCGTGGGTGGTCGTGGACGAGACGTTCGCGCAGTCGTTTTACCGGGCGATGGCGGTGCTCGTGGCCGCCAGCCCCTGCGCGCTCGCGATTGCGACGCCGAGCGCCGTGCTCTCGGGCGTCGCCCGGGCCGGACGCGGCGGCGTGCTCGTCAAAGGCGGCGGGCCGCTCGAGAACCTCGGGCAGCTCTCGGCCATCGCCTTCGACAAGACCGGAACGCTCACCGAGGGCGAGCCCCGCGTGACGGACGTGGTGCCCGCCGAGGGCGCAACGCAGGACGAGCTGCTCACGACCGCCGTGGCCGTCGAGCGCCTGAGTGACCACCCCCTCGCGAAGGCCGTCGTCCGCCACGGCGAGGCCGAGGGTGTGACCTCGGCCGAGGCGACGGGTCTCCAGAGCATCACCGGGCGCGGCATCCGCGCCGACCTCGCCGGCGAGCCCGTCTACATCGGTAAGGACGATCTCTTCGCTGAAGTCGAGGGAGTACCCCTCCCCGAGGCGGTACGCCAGACGGTCGAGCGCCTGGAGACCGAGGGGCGAACGACGATGATCGTCCGACGTGGCGAGCGCTACCTCGGCGTCGTCGGACTGATGGACACGCCGCGCGAGGCCGCGAAGGAGACGATCGCTCGGCTCCGCGAGATCGGGATCGAGCGGATGGTGATGATCTCGGGCGACAACCAGCGCGTGGCCGAGGCCGTCGCGAAGGCCGTCGGGCTCGACGAGGCACGCGGCGACCTCATGCCCGAGGACAAAGTCGAGACGATCAAGCGCCTCAGCCGCGAGGCGAAGGTGGCGATGGTTGGCGACGGTGTCAACGACGCCCCCGCGATGGCGAACGCGACGGTGGGCATCGCGATGGGCGCGGCCGGCAGCGACGTGGCGCTGGAGACGGCCGACGTGGCGCTCATGGCCGACGACCTGCGGCACCTCCCCTTCGCCGTGGGCCTCAGCCGGAAAACGCGGGGGATCATCCGGCAGAACCTCTGGATGAGCCTCGGGATGGTGGCATTCCTCGTCCCCGCGACGATCTTCGGGCTGGGGATCGGCCCGGCCGTGGCGCTCCACGAGGGGAGCACGCTCGTCGTCGTCTTCAACGCGCTCCGACTCCTCGCCTACCGCGCACCGGGCACCTGA
- a CDS encoding sodium:calcium exchanger — MTYLLWVPVLLAAVWAAHWGAEHLSAPLRKLRQKWGISVAAGGALIGLAAASPEVGIATSAAMRGVSDIGLGSSVGSNVIAIPIMVVTAYLATRKRRLGEDQENDGNNDGGGEGGGSAEHEGHERHLREHALVVDRQAVTVQALPYLGLVALFAALTLPAPWRGLQPLDAALLGAGYLAYAAQALLRGRGEGEDVDWPKKEVALAVGGVAALVAGAYFTVLATENIVSGLGIEAVVGGLFITAPMAALPEVFATWSVTRSGQVTPAVTSVIGDHAVTLTLSFVPLALATLPAENFRLFAINLVGVALVAVLYAAFVWVGGREKGFQRWQVVTLAVVAPLWVVAVIFWGL, encoded by the coding sequence ATGACGTACCTCCTCTGGGTACCCGTCCTCCTCGCCGCCGTCTGGGCCGCGCACTGGGGGGCCGAGCACCTCTCGGCTCCGCTGAGAAAGCTGCGCCAGAAGTGGGGGATCTCCGTGGCCGCCGGCGGCGCGCTCATCGGGCTGGCCGCGGCGAGCCCCGAGGTCGGCATCGCCACGTCGGCGGCGATGCGGGGCGTCTCCGACATCGGGCTTGGGAGCTCCGTCGGGTCGAACGTCATCGCCATCCCCATCATGGTGGTCACGGCCTACCTCGCCACGCGGAAGCGACGGCTGGGGGAGGACCAGGAGAACGACGGGAATAACGACGGCGGCGGCGAAGGGGGCGGCAGCGCGGAGCACGAGGGTCACGAGCGGCACCTTCGCGAGCACGCTCTCGTCGTGGACCGCCAGGCGGTCACGGTGCAGGCACTGCCGTACCTCGGCCTCGTCGCCCTCTTCGCTGCGCTGACGCTGCCTGCCCCATGGCGCGGCCTCCAGCCCCTCGACGCGGCGCTCTTGGGGGCGGGCTACCTCGCCTACGCCGCGCAGGCGCTCCTTCGGGGGCGCGGCGAGGGCGAGGACGTGGACTGGCCCAAGAAGGAGGTCGCCCTCGCCGTCGGTGGCGTGGCGGCACTCGTGGCCGGGGCCTATTTCACCGTCCTCGCAACCGAGAACATCGTCTCCGGGCTCGGCATCGAGGCCGTCGTGGGTGGCCTCTTCATCACGGCCCCGATGGCGGCGCTCCCGGAGGTGTTCGCCACGTGGAGCGTGACGCGGAGCGGGCAGGTGACGCCGGCGGTGACGAGCGTGATCGGCGACCACGCCGTGACGCTCACGCTCTCGTTCGTGCCGCTGGCGCTGGCGACGCTCCCGGCCGAGAACTTCCGGCTCTTCGCGATCAACCTCGTCGGCGTCGCGCTCGTGGCGGTGCTCTACGCGGCCTTCGTGTGGGTGGGCGGGCGCGAGAAGGGCTTCCAGCGGTGGCAGGTGGTAACGCTCGCCGTCGTCGCCCCGCTGTGGGTCGTCGCCGTCATCTTCTGGGGACTCTAG
- a CDS encoding mercuric reductase, translating to MSDVHCDLAVLGGGMAGLPIANKAAYKGLRTVLVERELLGGTCLNRGCIPTKTLIESARAAHVARTAGRLGVEVTGEVRVDLAAVVRRKDEVVRSIRERAYAQVETNEHLSLVEAEARFLEPGVLQAGDTTIRAERVVVNTGARPTLPPIEGLESVPYHTSRTLLDVTELPERLLVVGGGYAGCEFAQTLARFGSRVTVLQRGTHLLPSDDPDAGDVIAEVFRDEGIEVVLDAEAVRVEERGGAIRLTARVGNAERTFAGDALLIAAGRTPNTDALNLEAARVEVDERGFVVVDEAYRTSAEDVWAIGDVVGGPMYTHSARDDADRLYRRIVKGETDDSEADDATTSTGRHVPHAVFTDPEVAAVGMTEAEARGAGYELKVGTHPFSRVARAKAMGQTAGFVRLVADAETDRLLGATIVGPHAGELIHELVVALDLGATYDRVGRSLHVHPTLSEGVNSAAGGVHRPAGDEQE from the coding sequence ATGTCCGACGTTCACTGCGACCTCGCCGTCCTCGGGGGCGGCATGGCCGGACTCCCTATCGCGAACAAGGCCGCCTACAAGGGGCTCCGCACCGTCCTCGTCGAGCGCGAGCTCCTCGGAGGCACGTGCCTCAACCGGGGTTGCATCCCGACCAAGACCCTGATCGAATCGGCGCGGGCGGCGCACGTCGCACGAACGGCCGGGCGGCTCGGCGTCGAGGTCACGGGCGAGGTCCGGGTGGACCTCGCAGCCGTCGTCCGCCGCAAGGACGAGGTCGTCCGTTCCATCCGAGAGCGCGCCTACGCTCAGGTCGAGACGAACGAGCACCTCTCGCTCGTCGAAGCCGAGGCCCGGTTCCTGGAGCCCGGTGTGCTCCAGGCCGGCGACACCACGATCCGGGCCGAGCGCGTCGTCGTCAACACCGGCGCACGGCCGACGCTCCCGCCCATCGAGGGGCTGGAGTCCGTCCCCTACCACACGAGCCGGACGCTCCTCGACGTGACCGAACTCCCCGAGCGCCTCCTCGTGGTGGGCGGTGGCTACGCCGGGTGCGAGTTCGCGCAGACGTTAGCGCGGTTCGGGAGCCGCGTCACGGTGCTCCAGCGAGGCACGCACCTCCTCCCCTCCGACGACCCCGACGCGGGGGATGTCATTGCGGAGGTGTTCCGCGATGAGGGGATCGAGGTCGTCCTCGACGCCGAGGCCGTGCGGGTCGAGGAACGGGGCGGTGCGATCCGGCTCACAGCACGCGTAGGAAACGCCGAGCGCACGTTCGCGGGCGACGCGCTCCTCATCGCGGCGGGTCGCACGCCGAACACGGACGCCCTGAACCTCGAAGCCGCCAGGGTCGAAGTAGACGAGCGGGGGTTCGTCGTCGTGGACGAGGCCTACCGAACGAGCGCGGAAGACGTCTGGGCCATCGGGGATGTCGTAGGCGGGCCGATGTACACCCACAGCGCTCGCGATGATGCCGACCGTCTCTACCGCCGCATCGTCAAAGGCGAGACCGACGACTCGGAGGCCGACGACGCCACGACGAGCACCGGGCGTCACGTGCCCCACGCCGTATTCACCGATCCTGAGGTGGCGGCCGTCGGGATGACGGAAGCAGAAGCGCGCGGGGCGGGGTACGAACTCAAGGTTGGGACGCACCCGTTCAGCCGCGTGGCCCGCGCTAAAGCGATGGGCCAGACGGCCGGGTTCGTGCGGCTCGTTGCCGACGCCGAGACCGACCGCCTCCTCGGCGCGACCATCGTCGGGCCGCACGCGGGCGAACTCATCCACGAGCTCGTCGTGGCGCTCGACCTCGGGGCGACCTACGACCGAGTCGGGCGCAGCCTCCACGTCCACCCCACCCTGTCGGAAGGCGTGAACTCCGCAGCGGGTGGTGTCCACCGCCCGGCCGGGGACGAGCAGGAATGA
- a CDS encoding P-II family nitrogen regulator, whose product MKHVIAFIKPHKLSDVTLALHRVEGLTGMSAADVRGFGRGRALDMPDTFSEGAADFVPRVRIEAVCRDEIVEEVVETIRREAHTGLRGDGKIYVAPVEDAVRISTGERGEAAV is encoded by the coding sequence ATGAAACACGTCATCGCCTTCATCAAACCGCACAAGCTCTCCGACGTCACGCTCGCGCTCCACCGCGTCGAGGGGCTGACGGGGATGAGCGCCGCCGACGTCCGCGGCTTCGGCCGAGGGCGCGCCCTCGACATGCCTGACACGTTCTCGGAGGGGGCCGCCGACTTCGTCCCGCGCGTCCGCATCGAGGCCGTGTGCCGCGACGAGATCGTGGAGGAGGTCGTCGAGACGATCCGGCGCGAGGCGCACACGGGCCTCCGCGGCGACGGGAAGATCTACGTCGCGCCCGTCGAGGACGCCGTCCGCATCTCCACCGGTGAGCGCGGCGAAGCCGCCGTTTGA